The Deltaproteobacteria bacterium genome segment GTGCCTGGAGAGAGGGAAATTTTAAGACTCCCCGTGGAGTTGATTCCAATGACCTCAGTCACCTCCAGCTTTTTCAAGGCAGAAAAATTGGCCGGATGATTTATTTTGTGAGGGAGGATGTATAGATCATCCCCCATCCCGTGACGCGGTACATAAACCAGTCGGTCGGTCAATACTACCATGGCCGGGCCGAAACTGGTTTCGATTTTTTCCTTTTCAGCTTCCTTGAAAAAGTCCTGGTGGTGAAAGACGGTGCCTCCAACCAAACCGATGCGATCAGCCATGTTGTTTTCTCCGGAAGTTAGCTTCTAGTTCAATCTTCTATTAGTCCTTTAGAAAGCTCCTGAATTAGTTTTTTTTGAGGCCGCGGTTAATTGATCGGCCAGAATCATGCCAAGGACGGCCAAGCATTCCATGTCCAGGAATTGAGGAGAGGAGGTGTCAAACAGGATCCTGGCTGAAGAAGGAAATTCCTCGTCAGCATTGTAAAAGATCAGGGCCAGGGGAATACGAGGCAGAGCCGGGAAGCGAGCGCTGAAATCACCCCCTAGATCCGCATCCAGCGCCTCTCCCCCAACTGCTTCTGCTGCTGATTTAAGCTCAGATATCCGGCCTGAAAAACGGCGTGCGATCCTGTGTTCCGAGGTCTGGCTGAAGGCGTTGTGAAAAAAGGCGCCGTCCTTGAAATCTCGATATGAGCACCACTGCCCTGTCAGATCGCCTTGGCCGACCTGGAGCAAGTAGTAAGCCACGACGATACGGACCGTAAAGTCAAGGGGATTGTCATCAGCCGCCCTGACACCCTGAGGTCCGATGAAGCAGGTGCGGCCAAGAACTTCTAAGGCAACTTCCTTTTCGGCCTCCCGGACACCCAGGTGAACCCTGGCATGTTCATAATCGGCCCGGGCCAGTTTCGTAACCAGGGCTTCATAAACTTCTTCATAATTTGTCGGTTTATCTGAACGAAACATTCTCGAACTGTTAACATATTTTTCGCCTCGACGGAAGTCCTTTCATATTGTTAAACTCTTGCCACTGCTTGCAGTCCATTTGCAGGTATGCTAAAAGACGATTTTAAACTCACATTATTAAAGAGTCAGGGGGAGTGACATGGCCGCTCGGCAGGATTCAATCGCATTTAAACCAGGTAATATTGGTCATCTGGCGCTTAAGAATCGGCTGGTACGTTCAGCGACTTATGAGGCGGCAGCCACGGAAAAAGGAGAGGTCACGGACCTTCAGGTGGACCTCTACCGCAACCTGGCTCAAGGCGGCGTGGGCCTGATCATTACCGGACATGCGGCGGTTCACCCCAAAGGTGTTACCGGTCACAACATGACACAGATTCATGATGATTCATTCATTTCCGGGGTTAGAAGGATTGCCCGGGAGGTCCATGATCAGGGTGTTGACTGTAAGGTGCTCCTGCAGCTCAGCCACCCTGGCAGGCAGCAGCCGCGCAGCGGGCTAGAACCGGTTGCGCCTTCGCCGGTCTTTGACGCCCTTTTCCAGCGAACGCCCCGGGCCTTGACTGTGGAAGAGATTGACGAAATCATCGAATGCTTTGCCCAAGGGGTCCGGCGGGCTCAGGAAGCTGGATTCGACGGAGTCCAGGTCCACGCCGCTCACGGCTGGCTCTTGAGTTCCTTCCTCTCACCGCGCACCAACCAGAGGGAGGATCAATACGGCGGTTCGATCGAGAACAGGACCCGCATTCTCAAGGAGATTTATG includes the following:
- a CDS encoding NADH:flavin oxidoreductase, translating into MAARQDSIAFKPGNIGHLALKNRLVRSATYEAAATEKGEVTDLQVDLYRNLAQGGVGLIITGHAAVHPKGVTGHNMTQIHDDSFISGVRRIAREVHDQGVDCKVLLQLSHPGRQQPRSGLEPVAPSPVFDALFQRTPRALTVEEIDEIIECFAQGVRRAQEAGFDGVQVHAAHGWLLSSFLSPRTNQREDQYGGSIENRTRILKEIYERARKKVDKNFPILIKMNTQDFLPGGVDIDEAAKIAEALAEIGFSALETSGGMWEAITRSEEELGWKPVPIPESRVGIKTKDQEAYFLAGAMEIKKKVDVPIILVGGIKSLDKIEEILAQGYADFCAMARPLIRQPDLPKLWLTGQGPETAECKSCNSCLPTDEGPTRCRVLKAESGEP
- a CDS encoding DUF3786 domain-containing protein, with protein sequence MFRSDKPTNYEEVYEALVTKLARADYEHARVHLGVREAEKEVALEVLGRTCFIGPQGVRAADDNPLDFTVRIVVAYYLLQVGQGDLTGQWCSYRDFKDGAFFHNAFSQTSEHRIARRFSGRISELKSAAEAVGGEALDADLGGDFSARFPALPRIPLALIFYNADEEFPSSARILFDTSSPQFLDMECLAVLGMILADQLTAASKKTNSGAF